From Deltaproteobacteria bacterium:
ACTCGCCCCGCACGCTCGCTGCCACGTCCTCGTAGACAAGGGCCCTCTCCTCGTAGACGCTTCTTCTACCCCGGGCCGCCACCATTGTCGGGATTACGAAGTCGTCGTTTACCGTGCCTTCCGGGGGCGTCTCGAATAATTCCTTTCTTATCGCGTAGGCGGCTCCGTTAGCGCCTGAGACGCACCCTAACCTGCTCTCGAACTTTTTAAGCCACGTCTCATAGCGCCAGTAGAAGCTCTCCCCTTTTCCGCTCACTATGCCTCCGGGATTCCTGTAGACGAGCCTCCCGGAGACGCACCCGACGCGCCTGTCTCCAAACGCCCCGGCAATGAGCCGGAGCGCGCTTTTTTCACATTCGGTATTCGCGTCCGAGAAAAAGACTATCTCGCCTCTTAACTGCGGCATTGCGAGCGCGAGCGCCCTGGCCTTACCGCCCCTCGGGAAATCAAGAAGGCGCACCCTGCCGTCCTTCGCTGAAAAAGACCTCACGATATCGGCAGTGCCGTCGGCTGAGCCGTCAGAGGCAACGACCACCTCGAGGAGCCCCTTGGGGTAGTCGAGGCTGAGCGTGTTCCTTATCTTCTCCCCTATGTTCTTCTCTTCATTGTATGCCGCCACGAGGACCGACACTGAGGGAAGTGGCGCGCCCTCCGAGGCTTCCTTTCTTTCCTCTCCGAAAGCGCGGCTCAGAAAAAAAAGGATGAGCGGGTAACCGATATAGGCATAGAAGAGGGCCGCGGCCCCGGCCCAGAAAATGACTTCAAGCGTAAGCTGCCATTCCATACGTCTTTATGAACCTTTCTGTTCGGAATGCCTCCGATGCACCCTTGTATTGCTCAGCAGGCCGCGCCTCTGCGAGACCCGCCCAAAAGATGCCTTGCAAAGGTCTTGGCTGACCGGAGCGTCTTTACAAGCTCGCGGCGGTCCCCCATGCCCTGCCTGAGCTTGTACGCGATATATCTCGGGTCGAGGTAATAGCTCCGCCGGGCATGGTCGCAAAAACTCACGAGATCTTCGGCTGAGAGCTCCGGCGTGCTCACGACACAGTCGTGGAGCCCGTCTTCCGTAAGCCATCTTCTAAAGTCCCTCGTCTTGAGAAAGCCGTTCTCGTCGGCCCACTTGTAGGACTCTGTCCCCGGATATACCATCAAAGGGAAGAACTGGCAGGTGTCTGCGCGCATCTCCTTTGCGAAGGCGAGGGATTTTTTTAGGCTCTCTTTCGTCTCCCCCATGTTCCCGGCCATAAAGCAGGCGTGCACCATTAGCCCTGCCCTCTTCGCGTCACTGACGAACCGCCTCATCTGCTCTACCGTTACGCCTTTTTTGATGTTCCTCAATATCCGGTCGTCCGCGCTCTCGAAACCGGCCACTATCAGCCTGCAACCGGCCCTTTTCATGAGGCGCATGGTCTCGTAATCGAGGTTGGGGCGGCACTCGGCTGTCCAGGGCAGCTCTATCCCCTTTTTTATCATGAGCTCGGAAAACTCCGCCGTGTGCCTCCGGTCCGAGGTGAAGGTATCGTCGTCT
This genomic window contains:
- a CDS encoding glycosyltransferase family 2 protein, which produces MEWQLTLEVIFWAGAAALFYAYIGYPLILFFLSRAFGEERKEASEGAPLPSVSVLVAAYNEEKNIGEKIRNTLSLDYPKGLLEVVVASDGSADGTADIVRSFSAKDGRVRLLDFPRGGKARALALAMPQLRGEIVFFSDANTECEKSALRLIAGAFGDRRVGCVSGRLVYRNPGGIVSGKGESFYWRYETWLKKFESRLGCVSGANGAAYAIRKELFETPPEGTVNDDFVIPTMVAARGRRSVYEERALVYEDVAASVRGEFRRHVRDGAGHYIAVWHLSRLLNPFLGLHAFIFWSHRVFRWGAPFILPAVFVLNAMLLEKEVYRLAFAAQSVFYAAALLGFLGRGQGKLPFLFHAPFYFCNLNLALFIGFVKAVSGRQKMTWERAGRA